A genomic segment from Malus domestica chromosome 05, GDT2T_hap1 encodes:
- the LOC103420106 gene encoding replication factor C subunit 1-like isoform X6, which produces MSQADIRKWFMKSHDKGNSQKPVVTTSQTPSTAKTEPKESARGDQDNSGRRKTSKYFPPDKPTDDKETSKVPAKRKPHKDPDESIKPSPAKKAHKVIDDDDDDDDFVSPNLKKKSVDSTPSKKLKSTSGVGIPQKVTTIDEGGDDDAKAAKSPLKPAGRGRGGRGTSAGPTGGRGRGAGRGGFMNFGERKDPPHKGEKEVPEGAPDCLAGLTFVISGTLDSLEREEAEDLIKRHGGHITGSVSKKTNYLLCDEDIEGRKSSKAKELGTAFLTEDGLFDMIRASIGAKVPVHEAKKSVDDAAAASLPNKSPKKVTLKKDLTGSSLASSASSKLLQSDASLARHKKQTTGHSTFTWTEKYRPKVPNDIIGNQSLVKQLHDWLAHWNEQFLDTGNKKKGKNPTNSGAKRAVLLSGTPGIGKTTSAKLVSQMLGFQAIEVNASDSRCKSDSKIEKGIGGSNANSIKELVSNKALSKDGSKHPKTVLIMDEVDGMSAGDRGGVADLIASIKISKIPIICICNDRYSQKLKSLVNYCLLLSFHKPTKQQMAKRLMQIASAEGLQVNEIALEELAEKVNGDMRMAVNQLQYMSLSMSVIKYDDVRQRLLSSSKDEDISPFTAVDKLFGFNAGKLRMDERVDLSMSDPDLVPLLIQENYINYRPSSAVKDDSGIKRMDLIAHAAESIGNGDIFNVQIRKYRQWQLSQSACLSSSIIPAALLRGQRETLEQGERNFNRFGGWLGKNSTLGKNLRLLEDLHVHLLASRESSSGRETLRVEYLFLLLKRLTVPLRELPKDEAVQEVVEFMNAYSISQDDFDTIVELSKYKGHPNPLDGILPAVKAALTKAYKEGSKTRMVRAADFVTIPGMKKAPKKRIAALLEPSDVVIGENNDDTLVQSEDENSSDTEDLGTAAGEKLQKELQSLNTKGVQVQFDLKGAPNTSAKKTPAGRGSGAGAKRKR; this is translated from the exons ATG TCACAGGCAGATATTAGGAAGTGGTTTATGAAGTCGCACGACAAGGGAAACAGCCAGAAACCGGTAGTGACTACTTCACAGACTCCTTCAACAGCTAAGACAGAGCCTAAAGAATCA GCGCGTGGAGATCAAGACAACTCTGGCAGGAGGAAAACTAGCAAGTATTTTCCCCCAGATAAGCCAACAGATGATAAAGAAACATCTAAAGTTCCAGCCAAAAGAAAGCCTCACAAGGATCCTGATGAATCTATTAAACCCTCACCTGCAAAAAAAGCTCACAAAGTTATTGATGACGATGATGACGATGACGATTTTGTCTCGCctaatttgaagaagaaatcaGTTGATTCCACTCCTAGTAAGAAACTGAAAAGCACGTCTGGCGTGGGAATCCCACAGAAGGTTACCACTATTGATGAAGGTGGCGATGATGATGCAAAGGCTGCCAAATCACCCCTCAAGCCGGCTGGTAGGGGTCGTGGTGGAAGAGGTACTTCTGCAGGACCAACCGGTGGAAGAGGCAGAGGCGCTGGACGAGGCGGATTTATGAACTTTGGAGAAAGGAAAGATCCTCCACACAAAGGAGAAAAG GAAGTTCCTGAAGGTGCTCCAGATTGTTTAGCTGGCTTGACTTTTGTAATTAGTGGTACACTTGACAg TTTGGAAAGAGAAGAAGCAGAGGATTTGATTAAACGTCATGGCGGTCATATTACTGGATCTGTCAGCAAGAAAACG AATTATCTTTTATGCGATGAAGATATTGAGGGAAGGAAATCCTCTAAAGCTAAAGAACTTGG TACGGCTTTTCTTACTGAGGATGGATTGTTTGATATGATTCGGGCGTCTATCGGTGCTAAAGTACCTGTACACGAAGCAAAGAAATCTGTGGATGATGCTGCAGCAGCATCTTTGCCCAATAAAAGCCCTAAGAAAGTAACATTAAAGA AAGATTTGACTGGAAGCTCGTTGGCATCAAGTGCATCTAGCAAACTGTTGCAGTCAGATGCCTCCCTTGCTAGGCATAAGAAGCAAACTACCGGCCATTCTACTTTTACTTGGACAGAAAAATACAGGCCAAAGGTTCCAAACGACATTATTGGGAATCAGTCATTG GTAAAGCAGCTTCATGATTGGTTGGCACATTGGAATGAGCAATTTCTTGATACTGGAAataagaaaaagggaaaaaaccCAACCAATTCTGGTGCAAAAAGGGCTGTACTTTTAAGTGGAACACCTGGTATAGGGAAAACGACGTCTGCAAAGTTAGTCAGTCAGATGCTTGGTTTCCAGGCAATTGAG GTAAATGCTAGTGACAGTCGTTGTAAATCTGATTCAAAGATTGAAAAGGGAATTGGTGGAAGCAATGCGAATTCGATTAAAGAGCTTGTCAGCAACAAGGCCCTAAGCAAGGATGG ATCAAAGCATCCCAAAACTGTGCTGATTATGGATGAGGTTGATGGGATGTCTGCTGGAGATCGGGGAGGAGTTGCTGATCTTATTGCTAGCATAAAGATTTCAAAAATTCCTATTATCTGCATTTGTAATGATCGTTACAGTCAGAAACTGAAAAGTCTTGTGAACTACTGTTTGCTTCTCAGCTTTCACAAACCTACCAAGCAACAG ATGGCAAAGAGGTTGATGCAAATTGCAAGTGCTGAAGGCcttcaagttaatgag ATTGCTCTTGAGGAACTGGCAGAAAAGGTTAATGGAGACATGCGAATGGCTGTTAACCAATTGCAATATATGAGCCTCTCAATGTCTGTCATTAAATATGATGATGTACGGCAACGCTTATTAAGCAGTTCAAAGGATGAAGATATTTCACCATTTACAGCTGTTGACAA GCTGTTTGGTTTTAATGCTGGAAAGTTGCGAATGGATGAGCGAGTTGACCTGAGCATGAGTGATCCTGACCTAGTCCCTCTTCTTATCCAG GAAAACTATATCAACTACAGGCCAAGTTCGGCTGTAAAAGATGATAGTGGGATAAAACGTATGGACTTGATTGCCCATGCCGCTGAGTCTATTGGCAATGGAGATATTTTCAATGTACAGATTAGAAAATATCGGCAATGGCAGCTTTCCCAAAGTGCTTGTCTTTCATCCTCTATAATTCC TGCTGCATTGTTGCGGGGGCAAAGAGAGACACTTGAGCag GGAGAAAGGAATTTTAATAGATTTGGAGGGTGGCTGGGAAAGAATTCAACGTTAGGGAAaaatcttaggctcttggaagATTTGCATGTTCATCTTCTTGCTTCTCGTGAATCTAGTTCGGGGAG GGAAACACTACGAGTTGAatacctttttcttcttctgaagCGATTGACCGTGCCACTACGTGAGCTGCCTAAG GATGAAGCTGTGCAGGAAGTTGTGGAGTTCATGAATGCTTACTCCATTAGTCAGGATGACTTTGATACTATTGTGGAGTTATCCAAATATAAG GGGCACCCAAATCCGCTAGATGGCATACTACCTGCTGTAAAAGCTGCTTTGACAAAAGCATAcaaagaaggaagcaaaacAAGGATGGTACGAGCTGCAGATTTTGTTACTATTCCTGGAATGAAAAAGGCCCCTAAGAAGCGGATTGCTGCCCTTTTAGAACCATCTGATGTTGTAATTGGAGAGAACAATGACGATACTTTGGTTCAGAGTGAAGATGAAAATTCGTCAGATACAGAGGACTTGG GCACTGCTGCTGGTGAGAAGCTGCAAAAGGAACTTCAGAGTTTGAACACAAAAG GAGTGCAAGTACAATTTGATTTGAAGGGTGCGCCAAATACAAGTGCAAAGAAGACACCAGCTGGAAGAG GTTCAGGAGCTGGTGCCAAGAGAAAGAGATGA